Proteins encoded together in one Deltaproteobacteria bacterium window:
- a CDS encoding 2-hydroxyacyl-CoA dehydratase, whose product MFSEFANVIEHRHEAVKKWKEKTGKPAMGYLCCVFPEEVLFAAGVLPVRIVGSDEPIEKVDGHITPYGCTFCRKCVDLAAKGVYDYLDAVFISNTCDLVSNLDYWWRELAPKEGLTIADVPVRDYVNFFNYPQKITGRDAVPYTMNELRKIQQVAERYTHSFISDEDLKRSLEVYQEHNRLMRELHLIRRRTPPPITGYEAWMVEFASLFMPKDEHNRLTRNLLEALKDRPDAPKAGVRLYMSASSTDQVTAELIRLIEECGGQVVSEDLSVHSSYYWSTYAMDRPPLEAIARRTLSVPCARSAPADPRQDMRWEHLKKTMADYDIEGVIFYILLQCECRASEYPYLKGKIENEMKLPVLFLDGDYFGVSSEKNRIKIQAFLEMIR is encoded by the coding sequence ATGTTTTCAGAATTTGCGAACGTTATTGAACATCGTCACGAAGCAGTCAAAAAATGGAAAGAAAAAACCGGCAAACCGGCCATGGGCTACCTCTGTTGTGTCTTTCCGGAAGAAGTCCTTTTTGCGGCGGGCGTATTGCCGGTGCGCATCGTGGGTAGCGACGAACCGATCGAGAAGGTCGACGGCCATATAACCCCTTACGGATGCACGTTCTGTCGCAAGTGCGTCGATCTGGCCGCAAAGGGGGTGTACGACTACCTGGACGCCGTGTTCATCTCGAACACCTGCGATCTCGTCAGCAACCTGGACTACTGGTGGAGAGAGTTGGCTCCCAAGGAAGGCCTGACCATTGCGGACGTACCGGTGCGCGACTACGTCAACTTTTTCAACTACCCGCAAAAAATCACCGGAAGAGATGCTGTCCCGTACACCATGAACGAACTTCGTAAGATCCAGCAGGTGGCGGAGCGCTACACACACAGCTTCATCTCCGACGAGGATCTCAAAAGAAGCCTCGAAGTGTACCAGGAGCACAATCGGCTCATGCGCGAGCTTCATCTGATCCGCCGCCGGACTCCGCCCCCCATCACCGGCTATGAAGCCTGGATGGTCGAGTTCGCGAGTCTGTTCATGCCCAAGGACGAACACAATCGACTTACAAGAAATCTGCTGGAGGCATTGAAAGACCGCCCGGACGCACCGAAGGCCGGGGTTCGACTCTATATGTCCGCTTCTTCTACCGACCAGGTCACGGCCGAATTGATTCGCCTGATAGAAGAATGCGGAGGACAGGTCGTCTCGGAGGACCTCAGCGTGCACTCGAGCTATTACTGGAGCACGTACGCCATGGACAGGCCTCCTCTGGAAGCGATTGCCAGAAGAACCCTGTCCGTCCCGTGTGCGCGTTCGGCCCCCGCGGATCCTCGCCAGGACATGCGCTGGGAACATCTGAAGAAAACCATGGCAGACTACGACATTGAAGGCGTAATTTTCTACATTCTGCTCCAGTGCGAATGCCGGGCCAGCGAGTACCCCTACCTTAAAGGGAAGATCGAAAACGAAATGAAATTGCCGGTCCTCTTTCTGGATGGAGACTATTTCGGCGTGAGTTCGGAGAAAAATCGAATAAAAATACAAGCTTTCCTGGAAATGATCCGATAA
- a CDS encoding 2-hydroxyacyl-CoA dehydratase translates to MEPQKPIVTAASTKSVEMARKVWPFVKNDYESGHQWKAEGRPVVWSCALVEKEIYYAMDVYPFFPEQFAALCAVRRRGGTRDPNVEKEGVRFSRIAEAHGYPSYLCGYHRVGVGYVINGDLEDAPLGGMPRPDFMVTTSTACDVRFKWFEDMARRLDVPLYVIDRPERHEFGFITRRPEQRAFDYYKTQLEDCLKFIQEVTGHSFSPDKLNEVMDWSYKLNELAQEILELRRASPCPMSCADEFTLMYPWMYKAGTKAAYDFYLELRDEIRERVAKRIGVVPEEKFRLMWIGLPNWFNMAVMNYFEQYGGVFVRSPEYRALPYPARNPDDPVGELAYRYLFAGYGAYGMLNNIEEIIKDCRDYRIDGAVLSYLITCRPHAYRQGEVKHILEDLNIPCVSVEGDLVDERTYAESQVKNRLDGMAELILRKKGL, encoded by the coding sequence ATGGAGCCACAGAAACCCATCGTTACGGCCGCTTCCACCAAAAGCGTGGAAATGGCCCGGAAAGTATGGCCCTTCGTTAAGAACGATTACGAAAGCGGTCATCAGTGGAAAGCGGAAGGAAGACCGGTGGTATGGTCCTGCGCCCTGGTCGAAAAAGAGATCTACTACGCCATGGACGTGTACCCCTTTTTCCCCGAACAATTTGCGGCCCTCTGTGCGGTACGGAGACGCGGCGGAACTCGGGACCCCAACGTCGAAAAAGAGGGCGTCCGCTTTTCCCGAATCGCCGAAGCGCACGGCTATCCCTCCTATCTTTGCGGATACCACCGCGTTGGAGTGGGCTATGTCATTAACGGCGACCTCGAGGACGCACCTTTGGGGGGCATGCCTCGTCCCGATTTCATGGTCACGACCAGCACCGCCTGCGACGTTCGGTTCAAATGGTTCGAGGATATGGCCCGGCGTCTCGACGTGCCCCTCTATGTCATCGACCGTCCCGAGCGCCATGAATTCGGATTCATCACCCGACGACCGGAACAACGCGCCTTCGATTACTATAAAACCCAATTGGAAGACTGTCTCAAGTTCATCCAAGAGGTGACGGGGCACTCCTTCAGTCCGGATAAGCTCAATGAAGTGATGGACTGGTCGTATAAGCTGAACGAATTGGCCCAGGAGATTCTGGAACTTCGAAGGGCTTCCCCCTGTCCCATGAGTTGCGCCGATGAGTTCACCTTGATGTATCCCTGGATGTACAAGGCCGGAACCAAGGCGGCGTACGATTTCTATCTCGAATTGAGGGATGAAATCCGCGAGCGCGTGGCCAAGCGGATCGGGGTCGTCCCCGAGGAAAAGTTCCGACTCATGTGGATAGGGCTGCCCAACTGGTTCAACATGGCGGTCATGAACTACTTCGAGCAGTATGGAGGGGTCTTTGTACGGTCCCCGGAATATCGAGCCCTTCCTTACCCTGCCCGCAATCCGGATGATCCTGTTGGCGAGCTGGCGTATCGGTACCTGTTCGCGGGGTATGGAGCGTACGGCATGTTGAACAACATCGAAGAGATCATCAAGGATTGCCGGGATTATCGCATTGACGGTGCGGTCCTTTCTTATCTGATCACGTGTCGGCCCCACGCGTATCGTCAGGGAGAAGTGAAACATATCCTCGAGGATCTAAACATCCCCTGTGTAAGCGTGGAGGGAGACCTGGTGGACGAACGGACGTACGCCGAGTCCCAGGTGAAGAACCGTCTGGACGGGATGGCGGAGCTGATTCTGCGAAAAAAGGGGCTATAG